Genomic window (Gammaproteobacteria bacterium):
GGCGTCCTGTTGGAAGTGGACGAGGACAAGCTGCAACCGTTGAAGGATTTGTTTAATAAGCATAAGGCGGTGGAAATTCGTGAAGGGGTGTTGGAATGAAGAAGTTTAGTCTTGTTTTCGCGGCTGCGATGTTGCCGTCTGTGGTGTTTGCGTGGCCATGGTCTACCGACATGATGAATCAGCCCAGCATTAAACCCCAGGAAGGCCAAATGCGGCCATTTCCAAAACGTTCCGTTCCGGTGATGGGAATACCTACCAAGGTGAAAAATCGGGATGAAGCAGAAACGCTGGCTAATCCCATTGCGGTCGGTGAGGCCTCACTGAAAAAAGGCCGAACGCTGTTTCGTATCTATTGTGCGGCGTGTCACGGACTTACCGGTAAGGGTGATGCACCGGCGGGGGTGTTACTTGGTGCAGCGGATTTAACCCAGGATTATATCCAGCAGTACAGTGATGGCCGACTCTGGGGCACTATCACCTTTGGTAGCGTGATCATGCCTGCTTATGGTGTGGTTACCGAAGAAGGCGGCTCCAACGATTTGTCGGTGGAAGAGCGTTGGCATGTGGTGAATTACCT
Coding sequences:
- a CDS encoding cytochrome c, yielding MKKFSLVFAAAMLPSVVFAWPWSTDMMNQPSIKPQEGQMRPFPKRSVPVMGIPTKVKNRDEAETLANPIAVGEASLKKGRTLFRIYCAACHGLTGKGDAPAGVLLGAADLTQDYIQQYSDGRLWGTITFGSVIMPAYGVVTEEGGSNDLSVEERWHVVNYLKNALRQEK